One Streptomyces drozdowiczii DNA segment encodes these proteins:
- a CDS encoding MerR family transcriptional regulator — MKIGELAAETDTSVRLLRYYEEQGLLTSHRLPGGHRRYDADAPAVVRRIRSLLDAGLPTRTIRDLLPCVRQDGTVALCKLDTLEQHLQGLDDRISALQETRSSLAVLVTAARAGEA; from the coding sequence ATGAAGATCGGCGAACTGGCCGCGGAGACCGACACCTCGGTCCGGCTGCTGCGGTATTACGAGGAGCAGGGCCTCCTCACCTCGCACCGCCTCCCCGGCGGCCACCGCCGCTACGACGCCGACGCCCCCGCCGTGGTTCGCCGCATCCGCTCGCTCCTCGACGCGGGCCTGCCCACCCGGACCATCCGCGACCTGCTCCCGTGCGTACGGCAGGACGGCACGGTGGCCCTGTGCAAGCTGGACACCCTGGAACAGCACCTCCAGGGCCTGGACGACCGCATCTCCGCGCTTCAGGAGACCCGCTCGTCCCTGGCCGTCCTGGTCACGGCCGCCCGGGCGGGGGAGGCGTGA
- a CDS encoding DUF6578 domain-containing protein, which translates to MTLTIWVDDWQMQCCGDPFAAGDVVSWALMEVDAEDYVDLVGEERAEGIDFREEHHGGEEGVPPVPLEVVSVVEVHCRYGALPGATDRVRGPVPGTTVLVPVEGAADGWAKAREGVSFAGYLVTARRK; encoded by the coding sequence ATGACGCTGACGATTTGGGTCGATGACTGGCAGATGCAGTGCTGCGGGGACCCCTTCGCGGCCGGGGACGTCGTGTCGTGGGCGTTGATGGAGGTCGATGCCGAGGATTACGTCGACCTCGTCGGCGAGGAGCGCGCGGAGGGGATCGACTTCCGCGAGGAGCATCACGGCGGAGAGGAGGGGGTCCCGCCGGTCCCGTTGGAGGTGGTGTCCGTCGTGGAGGTGCACTGCCGTTACGGGGCGCTTCCCGGCGCCACGGACCGGGTTCGCGGCCCCGTTCCGGGCACGACCGTGCTGGTTCCGGTCGAGGGGGCGGCGGACGGGTGGGCGAAGGCCCGGGAGGGGGTGAGCTTCGCGGGCTACCTGGTGACGGCCAGGCGGAAGTGA